In the genome of Kiloniellales bacterium, the window CTATACAGAAATAACGGGAACGCCTTATGAAACTGACGCCGGTCATGGAGAAGTACATCCTCCATTGGGGGGAGATGGGAACGCGCTGGGGCACCAACCGCTCGGTGGCCCAGATCCATGCGCTGCTCTACCTGGCGCCGCGGCCCCTGCCGGCGGAGGACATCGCTGAGACTTTGTCGATCGCCCGCTCCAACGTCTCGACCAGCCTGAAGGAATTGCAGGCCTGGGGCCTGGTCCGGGTAACCCACATCCTGGGTGACCGGCGCGACCACTTCGAGGCCTTGCACGACACCTGGCAGATGCTCACCACCATCGTCGAGGAGCGCAAGCGGCGCGAGATCGACCCGACCCTGACCATGCTGCGGCAGTGCGTCCTGGACGCCGAGACCGACAGCGAGACACCGCAGGTCGTGAAGGACCGCATCGCCAACATGCTCGGTTTTATGGAGCGTCTGACCAAGTGGTACGAGCAGGTCCGCGGCTTGCCCAAGGCGACCCTGGTCGGCCTGATGCAGATGGGCGCCAAGGTCTCGCGCGTCCTGGGGAAGAAGGCGGCATGACTTGCGCCGCCGCCCTATTTCCTGGGTTTCACCTTGGGGCCGGCCCGCCGAAGTCATTTTTTTTGAACAATAGTTTCAGTCTTAACAGAAACATCAGAAGGGAGACTCAGATGATGGCACGCAAGATCTG includes:
- a CDS encoding MarR family transcriptional regulator translates to MKLTPVMEKYILHWGEMGTRWGTNRSVAQIHALLYLAPRPLPAEDIAETLSIARSNVSTSLKELQAWGLVRVTHILGDRRDHFEALHDTWQMLTTIVEERKRREIDPTLTMLRQCVLDAETDSETPQVVKDRIANMLGFMERLTKWYEQVRGLPKATLVGLMQMGAKVSRVLGKKAA